The following nucleotide sequence is from Lysobacter panacisoli.
TCGCCGCAGCGTCGAACCGTGCCCGCGAGGACCTGCGCAAGCACGTGTCCACGCTGGCCGTGACCGGCGCCGAGAAGCTGCTCAAGCGCGAAATCGACGCCAACGCCCACAAGGCGCTGCTCGACGAGCTGGCAGCCCAGCTTTGACCTGTGTGCGTGCATCGAGCGGAATGATCTGAAATGACCCAGGCCCTGACCCTCGCCCGTCCTTACGCCCGTGCCGCGTTCGCGCTTTCGCGCGAAGGCGGTCGCACTGCCGCGTGGTCGCAGGCGCTCGCCTTCGCTTCGCGCGTGGCCGCCGATCCGCAGGCCCAGGCGCTGCTCGGCCATCCGCTGCTGAACCCGGCCGACGCGGTCGGCCTGCTCGCGATGGACGGTGCCGACGAAGCCTTCACCCGCTTCCTCGGTCTGCTCGCCGATAACCGCCGCATGGCGCTGCTGCCGGAGATCACCGGCCTGTTCGAGGAACTGCGCGCCGAAGCCGAGCGCGTGGTCAAGGCCAAGGTCACCGCCGCCAGCGAACTGCCCGGCGCCGAACTCGAAGCGATCAAGGCCGCGCTCAAGAAGCGCTTCGGCCGCGACGTCGAGATCGAGACCGCGATCGACGCCTCGCTGATCGGCGGCGCCGTGATCGATGCCGGCGACGTGGTCATCGACGGCTCGCTCAAGGGCAAGCTCGCGCGCCTGCAGTCCACGCTCGCGCAATAACGAATTCATCTGCAAATTCCGGTTAGCGCCGGATCAAGGGACTCACCCATGGCAACCACCACGCTCAACCCGTCCGAAATCAGTGAACTGATCAAGACCCGCATCGAGAAGGTCAAGCTGACCGCCGAAGCGCGCAACGAAGGCACCGTGACCTCGGTGTCGGACGGCATCGTGCGCATCTACGGCCTGGCCGACGTGATGCAGGGCGAAATGATCGAGCTGCCGAACAGCACCTACGCGCTCGCGCTGAACCTGGAGCGCGACTCGGTCGGCGCCGTGGTCCTGGGTGACTACGAACACCTGCGCGAGGGCGACGTGGCCAAGACCACCGGCCGCATCCTCGAAGTGCCGGTCGGTCGCGAACTGCTCGGCCGCGTCGTCAACGCGCTGGGCGAGCCGATCGACGGCAAGGGTCCGATCGCCGCCTCGCAGACCGCTCCGGTGGAGCGCGTCGCCCCGGGCGTGATCTGGCGCAAGTCGGTCGACCAGCCGGTGCAGACCGGTTACAAGACCGTCGACGCGATGATCCCGATCGGCCGCGGCCAGCGCGAGCTGATCATCGGCGACCGCCAGACCGGCAAGACCGCGATGGCCATCGACGCCGTCATCAACCAGAAGGGCACGGGCATCAAGTGCGTGTACGTGGCGATCGGCCAGAAGGCCTCGACCGTCGCGAACATCGTGCGCAAGCTGGAAGAGAACGGCGCGCTGGCGCACACGATCGTCGTCGCCGCCACGGCGTCCGAATCGGCCGCCATGCAGTACATCTCGGCCTACTCCGGCTGCACGATGGGCGAGTACTTCATGGACCGCGGCGAAGACGCGCTGATCGTGTACGACGATCTGTCCAAGCAGGCCGTCGCGTACCGCCAGATCTCGCTGCTGCTGAAGCGCCCGCCGGGTCGCGAAGCCTACCCGGGCGACGTGTTCTACCTGCACAGCCGCCTGCTCGAGCGCGCCGCGCGCGTGTCCGAGGAGTACGTCGAGAAGTTCACCAACGGTGAAGTGAAGGGCAAGACCGGTTCGCTGACCGCGCTGCCGATCATCGAAACGCAGGCCGGCGACGTGTCCGCGTTCGTGCCGACCAACGTGATCTCGATCACCGACGGCCAGATCTTCCTGGAAACCGACCTGTTCAACGCCGGCATCCGCCCGGCCGTGAACGCCGGTATCTCGGTGTCGCGCGTCGGTGGCGCCGCCCAGACCAAGATCATCAAGAAGCTGTCGGGCGGCATCCGCATCTCCCTGGCCCAGTACCGTGAGCTGGCTGCGTTCGCGCAGTTCGCGTCCGACCTGGATGAAGCCACCCGCAAGCAGCTCGAGCGCGGCCAGCGCGTCACCGAGCTGATGAAGCAGAAGCAGTACGCGCCGATGCCGATCTCGCTGCAGGCGCTGTCGATCTACGCCGTCAACGAGGGCTTCCTCGACGACGTGCCGGTCGGCAAGATCCTGGCGTTCGAAGCGGGCCTGCACGCCCACTTCGTCAACACCCAGGGCGCGCTGGTCGAGACGATCAACGGCACCGGCAAGTGGGACGACGAGATCGAGGCGACCTTCAAGAAGGGCATCGCCGAGTTCAAGCAGACCGGTACCTGGTAAAGGCCGGAGTCGTGGTCCGGGATTGGTGATTCGCACGAATCGCCAATCCGACGATCACCAGTCACCCATCACGAATTACCGCGAGCGAGCGAAAGAATGGCAGGCGGACGCGAAATCAAATCCAAGATCAAGAGCGTGCAGAACACCCGCAAGGTGACGCGCGCGCTCGAGATGGTCTCGGCTTCCAAGATCCGCAAGGCGCAGGACCGCATGAAGGTCTCGCGTCCGTACGCCCGCGTGATGAAGCAGGTCATCGGCCACCTGGCCCAGGCCAATTCCGACTACCAGCATCCGTTCCTGGTCGAGCGCCAGGACGTGAAGCGCGTCGGCTACATCATCGTGTCGTCCGACCGCGGCCTCGCCGGCGGCCTCAACAACAACCTGTTCCGCAAGCTGCTGGGCGAGTTCCGCAAGTGGCACGAGCAGGGCGTCGAGATCGACGTCGTCACCATCGGCCAGAAGGCGTCGGTGTTCTTCCGCCGCATCAAGGTCAACATGGTCGGTTCGGTCACCCACCTGGGCGACCAGCCGAAGCTGGAAAGCCTGGTCGGCGTCATCAAGGTGATGCTGGACGGCTACAGCGCCGGCAACCTGGACCGCGTGTTCGTCTGCTACAACGACTTCGTCAACACGATGACGCAGCGTGCGGCGTTCGACCAGCTGCTGCCGCTCCCGCCGTCGGAGACGCAGGTCGCCAAGCACGACTGGGACTACATCTACGAACCGGACGCGGCGAGCGTGCTCGACCACGTGCTCAACCGCTACATCGAATCGCTGGTGTACCAGGCGGTGCTCGAGAACGTCGCCTCCGAACATGCCGCGCGCATGGTCGCGATGAAGGCCGCCTCCGACAACGCCACCAAGCTGATCGGCACGCTGAACCTGGTCTACAACAAGGCCCGCCAGGCGGCGATCACGCAGGAAATCTCGGAAATCGTCGGCGGCGCCGCCGCGGTCTGATCCCTTATCCGCGGGCGCGCCTTTCCGCGACCGCAACACAGATTTAAGTTACGAGGAAACCACCATGAGTCAGGGCAAGATCGTTCAGATCATCGGCGCCGTCGTCGACGTCGAGTTCCCGCGCGAGTCCGTGCCGAAGGTGTACGACGCGCTGAAGGTCGAAAACACCGCCATCACGCTCGAAGTGCAGCAGCAGCTGGGCGACGGCGTCGTGCGCACGATCGCGCTCGGCTCCACCGACGGCCTCAAGCGCAACCTGGTCGCCACCAACACCGGCCGCGGCATCGCGGTGCCGGTCGGCGCCGGTACGCTGGGCCGCATCATGGACGTGCTGGGTAACGCGATCGACGAAGCCGGCCCGGTGCAGGCTTCGGACCATTGGGAAATCCACCGCGCCGCTCCGTCGTACGAGGACCAGTCCTCGGCCAACGACCTGCTCGAGACCGGCATCAAGGTCATCGACCTGATGTGCCCGTTCGCGAAGGGCGGCAAGGTCGGCCTGTTCGGCGGCGCCGGCGTCGGCAAGACCGTCAACATGATGGAACTCATCAACAACATCGCCAAGGCGCACTCGGGTCTGTCCGTGTTCGCCGGCGTGGGCGAGCGTACCCGCGAGGGCAACGACTTCTACCACGAGATGAAGGACTCCAACGTCCTCGACAAGGTGGCGATGGTGTACGGCCAGATGAACGAGCCGCCGGGCAACCGCCTGCGCGTCGCGCTGACCGGCCTGACGATGGCCGAGTACTTCCGCGACGAGAAGGACGCCTCGGGCAAGGGTCGCGACGTGCTGCTGTTCGTCGACAACATCTACCGCTACACGCTGGCCGGTACCGAAGTGTCGGCGCTGCTCGGCCGCATGCCGTCGGCGGTGGGTTACCAGCCGACGCTGGCCGAGGAAATGGGCGTCCTGCAGGAACGCATCACCTCGACCAAGACCGGTTCGATCACCTCGATCCAGGCCGTGTACGTGCCCGCGGACGACCTGACCGACCCGTCGCCGGCGACCACCTTCGCCCACCTCGACGCCACCGTCGTGCTGAGCCGTAACATCGCCTCGCTGGGTATCTACCCGGCCGTGGACCCGCTCGACTCGACCTCGCGCCAGCTCGATCCGAACGTGATCGGCTTGGAGCACTACGAAGTCGCGCGCAAGGTCCAGGCGACGCTCCAGAAGTACAAGGAGCTCAAGGACATCATCGCGATCCTCGGCATGGACGAGCTGTCGGAAGAAGACAAGCAGGCCGTGTCGCGCGCCCGCAAGATCGAGCGTTTCTTCAGCCAGCCGTTCCACGTGGCAGAAGTCTTCACCGGTTCGCCGGGCAAGTACGTGTCGCTGAAGGACACCATCCGCGGCTTCAAGGGCATCGTCGAAGGCGAGTACGACCACCTGCCGGAGCAGGCGTTCTACATGGTCGGCGGCATCGAGGAAGCGGTCGAGAAGGCCAAGAAGATCGGCGGCTGATCCGTTGATCTTTGTCCCCTCTCCCGCTTGCGGGAGAGGGTTAGGGTGAGGGCTCGGCCTTCACCCTCACCCCAGCCCTCTCCCGCAAGCGGGAGAGGGGGACAATGCAGAAGGCACGTTCTTTATGGCATCCACGATTCGTTGCGACATCGTCAGCGCCGAGCAGGAAATCTTCCACGGCGAGGCCGAGCTGGTGGTGGCCACCGGTGAACTCGGCGAACTCGGCATCGCGCCGAAGCACGCGCCGCTGATCACGCGCCTGAAGCCGGGCAAGGTTGTCGTGACCCTGCCGGGCGGCGAGCACCTGGACTTCGCGATCTCCGGCGGCATCCTCGAGGTGCAGCCGACCGTCGTGACCGTGCTGGCCGACACCGCCGTGCGCGCGCAGGACATCGACGAAGCCGCCGTCCGCGCCGCCAAGGAAGAAGCCGAGCGGATCCTTTCCAAGAAGGATCCGAAGATGAGCATGGAAGAAGCCCAGGCCCAGCTGGCCATGAGCATCGCCCAGCTCAGCGCGCTGGAACGCCTGCGCAAGAACATGAAGCACTGAGATCCCGCTTCCGCGGATCGACAAAAACGCCGGCCCCGTGCCGGCGTTTTTCATTCTGGGCGCGCGTCGCTTGTGTGGCGGCAGCGAGCCCCGTTAGGCTTGGACGCGGCGCCGCAATGGCGCGGGGAAGGAATGCCCCGGGGAGGGCGACATGGACAACAACGCGATTCCGGACGTGGCGCTGGTCGACAACGCCGAACAGCGCACGCCACTGGTGCTCGTACTGGACTGCTCGGGCAGCATGGCCGGCGCACCGATCCAGCAACTCAACGAAGGCCTGCAACTGCTGGAGCACGAACTCAAGGCCGATCCGATCGCCGCCAAGCGCGTGCGCGTGCTGATCGTGACGTTCGGCGGCATGGATTCGGCCGAGGTCGCGGGTGAATGGAGCGACGCGATGGATTTCGTCGCGCCGCAGCTGGCAGCGTCAGGCACCACGCCGACCGGCCAGGCGATCGACCTGGCACTGCAGCGCATCGAAGAAGAGAAGCAGGCATTCCGCACCGCGGGTGTTGCCTACACGCGGCCGTGGCTGTTCCTGATGTCGGACGGTGTTCCCACCGACCACTGGGAAGGCGCGGCCGATGGTTGCCGCCAGGCCGAAGCGGCGAACAAGGTCGCGGTGTTCCCGCTCGCGGTGGGCAGCGGCGCCGACGACGACACGCTCGCCGCCTTCAGCCATCGCGGCAAGGCCGCAGTGAAGCGCCTGGATGGATTGAAGTTCAGCGAACTGTTCCTGTGGCTGAGCGCGAGCATGAAGGTCGTCTCGCAGTCGCGCCCGGGCGGACACGCGCAGCTGCCCGCGACCGATACCTGGTCGAGCGCGCCGACGTGACGTCCTGGCGGGTTCACGCCGCCGCCGCGACCGGCCAGTCGCACGTCATCCAGTCGTTGCCCTGCCAGGATGCGTTCGCGCATGCGGCCGAAGGCGATGCGCTGGTGGCCGTGGTCTGCGACGGCGCCGGTTCGCAGTCGCACAGTCATGTCGGCTCCGCGCGGATATCGCGCGACGTCGCGGCCGCATTGCTGCCCGTGCTGGATGCAGCGCTGGTCGACGAGACCGCGGCGCGCAGCGCGGTGGAATCCGCCGTGGACGCCGCACTGCAATCGCTCGCCGACGAAGCCGCGCAGGGCGGATCGCCGCTCTCGTCCTTCGCCTGCACGCTGGTCGGCGCGATGGCGAAGGGCGATGTCGCATGGCTGTTCCATGTCGGCGACGGCATCGGCGTAGCCGTCGATGCCGCAGGCGCGCAGACCGTTTCGCCGCCGCACAACGGCGAGTACGCCAACGAGACGTTCTTCGTGACGTCTCCGCAATGGCGCGACCACCTGCGCCTGCTCCGCTGCGAGCAGCCCGCGCACCGGTTCGTGCTGATGTCCGATGGCGCGATGCCGTTCGCGATGGCGCGCGGCAACGCCGCGCTGTTCCCGGCCTTCATCGATCCGGTGGTGCGCTTCCTCGCTGGCTCCGACGAGCAGGCAGGCAGTGCTGCGTTGCGCGCGACGCTCGACGATCCGCGCACGCATGCCATCACCGACGACGACAAGACCCTGCTGATCGCGTTGCGCATGTGAGCGCGCTGATGTCCGTGGCCGAAGGCAGTGTGCTGCGCGGCGGCGATGGTCGCTCGATCACGCTCGCCAAGCGACTGGCCAGTGGCGGCGCCGGCACGATCCACCTGCTGCGCGGGCATCCGGGCGAAGTCGCGAAGATCTACCACACGCACGTCGACGTGCCTGCGTACCGGCGCCGGATCGAGGCGATGCTCGAGCTCGCGCCGCACCTGCCCGACATCCGCGAGGGCACACGCAGCATCGTGCAGCTCGCATGGCCGAGCACGATGCTGTCCGATCGCGCGGGCAGGTTCGTCGGTTTCCTGATGCCCGCGGTGGACGTGGCCGCGACCACCGAACTCGAACTGATCCTGCAGACGCGCCAGGCGCAGCGTGAAGGTTTGCCCACGGGACTGGGCGCGAAGGTCACGCTCGCGGCCAACCTCGCCGCAGTGCTCGCCGAACTTCACCGCCAGCGTCACTACGTGGTCGATCTGAAACCGGTGAACCTGCGCTTCTACCGGCAATCGCTGTACATGGCGATGCTCGACTGCGACGGCTTCAGCATCCAGGGCCGCAGCGAGCGGTTCAACGCGCCGCAATACACGCCCGACTACCTCGCGCCGGAGTTCCATCGCAATGGCCTCACGGCACATGGCGAACCCGCGCAGGATCGCTTCGCGTTGGCGGTGATCGTGTTCCAGCTGCTGAACTTCGGCATCCATCCGTACGCGGGACGGCCTTCCAGCGAGCGCGTGCCGACCGACCTCGCCTCGCGCATCGCGGGAGACTGGTATCCATATGGAATCGCGCCGCGTGCGGGTCTTGCGGCCAATCCCGGCAGTGGCCACGCCGCGATGCCGGATGAGTTACGCAGACTGTTCGACCGCGCGTTCACCCCGGGCGCCGCAGACCGCCGTCCTTCCGCCAGCGAATGGGCGGAACTGCTGAGCGGCTACGCCTTGCGTTCGTCTGCGCGCCTCGTTGCGTGCCACAACGACGGCAGTCACCAGCATTTCGCCGGACAGCCATGTGCTGCATGCGAGCGAGCGCAACTGCTGCGCAAGGCGGCCAGTGTCGTGCGCAAGCCGCGCCGCCCTCCTCCCGTACGCGCACGCGCGGCTCGCCGCGTCGCACCGGCCATGATGCGCCACGTGCCGCGTCCGCCGACTGGCAGCGGTGGCATTGCATGGCCGGTTCCGTCGTCGACGCGGCCGCGGACGTGGTCCACATCCTCCTGGTTCTCGTCCTTCCTCGGGCGCATGTTCCGCGGCTTCATGCTGCGCCTGACAGGCGTCGTGCTGGTGTTGCTGGTGCTGGGCATCTACCACTCGGTGAAGTCGGTGATCGTCGGCTCGCAGTCGCACGCGTCCCATGAGACGTCGACGCCGCGGCCGCAGGCCTCGTCGTCGTATCGACCTCGTCCCGCCCGCCAGCCGTCACCGATGACGCCGCCGTCGCCGGCGCGACCGCTTCCGCTGGCGACGGCGGAAGCCGCGGCGATGGCCGACGTGCCGGCTGCGATCACGCGCCTCACGCGCACCGCCGAAGATGCCGCGGCGTCCTGCGATGGGCTGCGTGTGGCGGTCTCCGGCCTGCGCTACGGCGGTGCCGATCGCACATCACCCTGGGCGAAGGCACAGCAGTCGGAGGCCACGGGCGTCTACCTGCGCGCGCCGACCGAACGCCACGCGAACGAGTACGCGCGACGCGAGCTGCGCCAGTCGCTGGAGATCATCGCCGACGTCGACCCGCGCGCCGTCGCCGCGTTCAGCGAACTGGGCTGGATGTCGCTGGCCGACGGACTTCCCTCGGATGCGCAATGGCAGTACGCGCGTGCGCTGACCGCGTACTCCGCCGACGCCGAGGCCTGGTACGGGCTGGGCGTGACGATGCAGGAGGACGGCCCGCGCCTGGGCGCCTTCACGATCGCCGAAACGCTGGCCTCGCGCTCGGGACGCAACGAACACATCCGCCGCCGCTTCCTCAAGCCGCAGACGGGCTACATGGAGGCGCACGAGTACGACCGGTTCCTCGCGCTCGGGCGCGAGGCCGTGGACCGGGTGCGCTATTGCGCCAGCATGCGGCCGCTCGTCAGCGGCGGTATACCCAGTGCCGGGACAGCAGGAAGCCTGCCGCGCTGAGCGCCAGGTCGATCGCCGGCTTGGCGATCCAAGCCCACTTCAGCCCGACCGTGTCGTCGACGTGGCCCACGGCCCAGGTGCTGATCGCAGTCGTCGCCACCCACATCACCGCGAAGCGCGCGAACTGGCGGCGGCCGACGGCGGTGTCCTCGCCGGCGAAGGTGAATCGTCCGTTGAGCCAGAAACCCAGCATCGCGCCGGTGATGCGGCCGGCGACGTTGGCCGGCTCCACCGCCAGTCCGAGCGCGCTGAGCAGCACGAACATCGCCCAGTCGACGAACAACTGCAGCAAACCGATGACGAAGTAACTTCCGCCCTGGCGGAGGAATGTCGAGCGGGAGAGCCATTTGAGCATGCGGCGATTCTAGACAACGCCGCCGCCGCGTGGGTCGAGCCCGAGGGCGGCCCTTCAGCCGCGAGGCGGGTCATCGCATGCCGCGACCCGCGCGATTGCTAAGATTCGTCATCACGAATGCCGAGCCAGGACAGGAAGGCCGCATGAACCCGTTGCACGTCGTCATCCTCGCCGCCGGCGAGGGCAAGCGCATGAAGTCGTCCACCGCCAAGGTGCTGCAGAAGGTCGCCGGCAAGCCGATGCTCGGCCATGTCATCGACACCGCGCGCCGGCTCGGCGCGGCCGGCATCCACGTGGTCTACGGCCACGGCGGCGAACAGGTGCGCGCGGCGTTCGCCGACCAGACCGACCTGCACTGGACCGAGCAGGAACAGCGCCTGGGAACCGGCCATGCCGTGCAGCAGGCGATGCCGACGGTTCCGATCGATGCGCGCGTGCTGGTGCTCTACGGCGACGTGCCGCTGATCGCTGCCGACACGTTGCAGCGCCTGCTCGCCGCGCCGGGCCGCATCGCCGTGCTGGTGGCCGACCTCGACAATCCGACCGGCTACGGTCGCATCGTGCGCGACACGCAGGGTCGCGTCGGTCGCATCGTCGAGCACAAGGACGCCACCGACGAAGAGCGCGAGATCCAAACCATCAACACCGGCATCCTCGTCGCCGACGGTGAAGCGCTGCGCCGCTGGCTGCAGGGTCTCACCAACCAGAACGCGCAGGGCGAGTACTACCTGACGGACGTGTTCGCGTCCGCCGCCGCGGAGTTCAACTCCGCCGAGATGGTGCACGTGCACGACGCGATCGAAGTGGAGGGCGCCAACGATCCGTGGCAGCTCGCGCAGCTGGAGCGCGCGTTCCAGCGCCGTGCCGCGCGCGCGCTGTGCCTGCAGGGCGCGCGCCTCGCCGATCCTTCGCGCTACGACCAGCGCGGCGAAGTGAGCGTGGGCCACGACGTGGAGATCGACGTCGACGTCGTGCTCGAAGGCAAGGTCGAACTCGGCGACGGCGTGCGCATCGGCCCGTTCTGCCGGCTCAAGGACGTGAAGCTGGGCCCGGGCACGGAAGTGCGCGCGCACTGCGACCTCGACGGCGTCGTCGTCGAAGGCGCGGCGCAGATCGGCCCGTACTCCCGTCTGCGTCCCGGCACCGTGCTCGCCGACGGCGTGCACATCGGCAACTTCGTCGAGACCAAGAACGCGCGCATCGGCGTCACCAGCAAGGCCAACCACCTGACGTACCTGGGCGACGCCATCATCGGCAGCGGCGTGAACGTCGGTGCGGGCACCATCACCTGCAACTACGACGGCGTGAACAAGTCGACCACGATCATCGAAGACGGCGCCTTCATCGGTTCCAACTCGTCGCTGGTCGCACCGGTGACGATCGGCAAGGAGGCGACCATCGCCGCCGGTTCGGTGATCACGCGCAACGCGCCCGAGGAAAAGCTCACGCTTGCGCGCGCGCGCCAGGCCACGATCGACGGTTGGCAGCGGCCGAAGAAGAAGCCGAAGGCGTGATAGTCGCGAGTTGACAGGAAGCGGATCGACTGCTGCGAAGCTGTCATCCCCGCGAAGGCGGGGATCCAACCTGACGACGCGTCACCGACGGATATCCGACTTGCGTCGGGCGTGATCGCATCCCCGCCTGGATTCCCGCCTTCGCGGGAATGACAACTTTGAAATCGGCTTCGCCGCTAATCCACCGGCAGCGTCAGGCTGACGGTCAGGCCGCCGCCGTCGCGGTTCGCCAGCGCGATGCGGCCGCCGTGGGCTTCGGCGATCTCGCGCGCCAGTGCGAGGCCTAGGCCGCTGCCGGTGCGCTTGGTCGAATAGAACGGCACCAGCGCGTTGGCGAGCACCGACTCCGACATGCCCGGGCCGCGATCGCTCACTTCCACGCGCACGATGCGGCCCAGCTGGCGCACCGACAGCACGACCTCGTCGACGGCAGAACCGGACTCGTGCGCGTTCTTGAGCACGTTGATCAGCGCCTGCTCGACCTGCGCCGGATCGAAGCGCGCCGCCTCGCCCGGGATCGCACCGCGCGTGAACGCATAATGCTGCTGCAGCCGCGACAGGAACGGCGCCCAGTCCACGCGTTCCAGTTCCGGCACGGGCAGCTTGGCCACGCTGGAATACGCGCGCAGGAAGCCGTGCAGATGGCGTGCGCGTTCCTCGATCGTCTCGAAGATGCGGCCGAGCTTCTCGTAGTCCTCGCGACGCAGCAGCTCCGCGCCTGAGTGCGCGAGCGAGGTGATCGGCGCCAGCGAGTTGTTGAGCTCGTGGCTGATCACGCGGATCACCTTCTTCCACGTCGCCACTTCCTGGCGGTTCAACTCGGCGGTCAGTCGCTTGAACATGTACAGCGTGTGCACGCGGCCGTTGAGCTGGAAGTCGCGGCGCGCGAGGTGGTAGGTCTCTTCCTGTCCGGCATGCTCGAAGCTGAAAAGCCGGTCGCGTCCCGCGCCGAGCGCCTCGCGCAGCGGTCCCGGCGTGTGCTCCATCAGCTGCTCGAAGCGCAGGCCCTCGACCTTGCGACCATCGTGGAACAGCTGGCGCGCGGCGACGTTGCCGTAGACGATTGCGCCGCGGCTCTCGATCAGCAGCAGCGCGGTCGGCGTGTTCTGCACCACGGTGTCGAGCAGCAACTCGCGCTGGAACAGCGACTGGCGTTCCTCGCGCAGCACGCGACCCAGCTCGTTGTGCGCTTCGACGAGATCATCGAGTTCGTCGTGCGAACGACGCGCGACACTGAAGCTGAAGTCGCCATCGCGGAAACTCGCGACCGAACCCGACAGCGCGCGGAACAGGCTGAGTTGTCGTGCCAGGCAACGCCGCGCGATCCACGGCGTCACGATCGCGCACAGCAGCAATGTGATGCTGGCGCCGAGCAGCGCGTTGTCGAACCAGTCGATCAGCAGCGCGCCCAGCACGACCGCGCCGCACATCGCCGCGAACAGCAGCAACGTGAGCTTTCCGGCCAGTGAGAAATGGCGCTTGGGCTGCATGGCGTCACCGTGCAATGCCGAGCTTCTCAAGGCGCCTGTACAGCGCCTGCCGGCTCAGTCCGAGATCGGCGGCGGCCTGGCTCATCACGCCGCCCGCGCGCTGCAGCGCAGCCTCGATCGCGTCGCGAGCGGGTTCTTCGTCCAGGCCCGTGCGCAGGGGTGCGGTCGCGGCGCTGGGCAGGCCGAGTTCCTCCGGCGCCACGCTGTCGCCTTCACCCAGCAGCAGTGCGCGCTGGATCGCGTTCTTCATCTCGCGCACGTTGCCGGGCCACGGATGGCGCAGCAATGCGACGCGCGCGGCGTCGCTGAGGCGACGGCGTCCTTCTAGGAAATGTTCGGCCAGAGGCAGGATGTCGCCACGGCGCTCCGCCAGTGGAGGCACGCGCAGCTCGATGACGTTGAGCCGGTAATACAGGTCTTCGCGGAAGGTGCCGGCGCGGATCATCGCCGGGATGTCGGCATTGGTCGCGGCGATCACGCGCACCTTGACCTGGCGTTCGCGATTGGACCCAAGGCGCTGGAAGCGACCCGTTTCGAGCACGCGCAGCAGCTTCATCTGCCCGGCCGGTGGCAGGTTGCCGATCTCGTCCAGCAGCAGCGTGCCGCCGTCGGCGGCTTCGAACTTGCCCTCGCGCGACTTGTTGGCGCTGGTATATGCGCCGGCGTCCGCGCCGAACAGCTCCGCTTCGACCAGCTCCGACGGCAGCGCGCCGCAATTGAGCGTGACGAACGGACCGTCGCGAACGGACGAATTGGCCTGGATGATCTCGGCGATGCGTTCCTTGCCCGAACCATTGGGGCCGCTGATCAGCACCGGCACGTCGGCGCGCGCGACGTGGCAGGCGAGGCCGACCACGCGCTCGCTGGCCGGATCGGCGAACACCACGCCGCGCAGGTCGTACTGGTCCTCCAGTTCCTGGCGACGACGACGCTCGCCCGCGCGACGTTCGGCGAGCGCGCGGTTGGCTTCGCCGAGTTCGAGCAGGTTGGTCACCGTGGTCATCA
It contains:
- the glmU gene encoding bifunctional UDP-N-acetylglucosamine diphosphorylase/glucosamine-1-phosphate N-acetyltransferase GlmU; translation: MNPLHVVILAAGEGKRMKSSTAKVLQKVAGKPMLGHVIDTARRLGAAGIHVVYGHGGEQVRAAFADQTDLHWTEQEQRLGTGHAVQQAMPTVPIDARVLVLYGDVPLIAADTLQRLLAAPGRIAVLVADLDNPTGYGRIVRDTQGRVGRIVEHKDATDEEREIQTINTGILVADGEALRRWLQGLTNQNAQGEYYLTDVFASAAAEFNSAEMVHVHDAIEVEGANDPWQLAQLERAFQRRAARALCLQGARLADPSRYDQRGEVSVGHDVEIDVDVVLEGKVELGDGVRIGPFCRLKDVKLGPGTEVRAHCDLDGVVVEGAAQIGPYSRLRPGTVLADGVHIGNFVETKNARIGVTSKANHLTYLGDAIIGSGVNVGAGTITCNYDGVNKSTTIIEDGAFIGSNSSLVAPVTIGKEATIAAGSVITRNAPEEKLTLARARQATIDGWQRPKKKPKA
- a CDS encoding sensor histidine kinase codes for the protein MQPKRHFSLAGKLTLLLFAAMCGAVVLGALLIDWFDNALLGASITLLLCAIVTPWIARRCLARQLSLFRALSGSVASFRDGDFSFSVARRSHDELDDLVEAHNELGRVLREERQSLFQRELLLDTVVQNTPTALLLIESRGAIVYGNVAARQLFHDGRKVEGLRFEQLMEHTPGPLREALGAGRDRLFSFEHAGQEETYHLARRDFQLNGRVHTLYMFKRLTAELNRQEVATWKKVIRVISHELNNSLAPITSLAHSGAELLRREDYEKLGRIFETIEERARHLHGFLRAYSSVAKLPVPELERVDWAPFLSRLQQHYAFTRGAIPGEAARFDPAQVEQALINVLKNAHESGSAVDEVVLSVRQLGRIVRVEVSDRGPGMSESVLANALVPFYSTKRTGSGLGLALAREIAEAHGGRIALANRDGGGLTVSLTLPVD
- a CDS encoding sigma-54-dependent transcriptional regulator — encoded protein: MRTILVIDDNHAVYVALDVLFSLADLRVLSAESPEEGLRVLERETIDLVIQDMNFAADTTSGEEGIALFRTIRDRFPDLPIILLTAWTRLESAVALVKAGAADYLGKPWDDHKLMTTVTNLLELGEANRALAERRAGERRRRQELEDQYDLRGVVFADPASERVVGLACHVARADVPVLISGPNGSGKERIAEIIQANSSVRDGPFVTLNCGALPSELVEAELFGADAGAYTSANKSREGKFEAADGGTLLLDEIGNLPPAGQMKLLRVLETGRFQRLGSNRERQVKVRVIAATNADIPAMIRAGTFREDLYYRLNVIELRVPPLAERRGDILPLAEHFLEGRRRLSDAARVALLRHPWPGNVREMKNAIQRALLLGEGDSVAPEELGLPSAATAPLRTGLDEEPARDAIEAALQRAGGVMSQAAADLGLSRQALYRRLEKLGIAR